One window of Oryza brachyantha chromosome 12, ObraRS2, whole genome shotgun sequence genomic DNA carries:
- the LOC102705487 gene encoding protein YABBY 6, whose protein sequence is MSAQIAPAEHVCYVHCNFCNTILAVSVPGNSMLNIVTVRCGHCTNLLSVNLRGLMHSAPALQDHHHHHLQENNVSGCFVRDQNGYPEFGLSGASSSSKLRLQPPAAAAMVSYSQQNQQLDQALHARPPEKRQRVPSAYNRFIKEEIRRIKANNPDISHREAFSTAAKNWAHYPNIHFGLSPGHEGSKKLVDVDAIPTAPSSKKIQGFYS, encoded by the exons ATGTCGGCCCAGATCGCGCCTGCAGAGCATGTGTGCTATGTGCACTGCAACTTCTGCAACACGATTCTCGCG gtgAGTGTCCCAGGAAACAGCATGCTGAACATAGTGACCGTCCGGTGTGGGCACTGCACGAATCTGCTGTCAGTGAACTTGAGAGGACTGATGCACTCAGCCCCAGCACTACAagatcatcatcaccatcaccTCCAG GAGAATAATGTGAGTGGATGCTTCGTCCGTGATCAAAACGGATATCCGGAGTTTGGTTTGTCTGGAGCATCGTCATCCTCCAAGCTCAGGCTGcagcctcctgctgctgcagccATGGTTTCCTACTCGCAGCAAAACCAGCAGCTCGACCAAGCTCTCCATGCTCGCC CTCCAGAGAAGAGGCAACGGGTACCTTCAGCATATAACAGATTTATCAA GGAAGAGATACGAAGGATCAAAGCAAACAACCCCGACATTAGCCACAGGGAAGCCTTCAGCACAGCGGCCAAGAAC TGGGCACATTATCCAAACATCCATTTTGGGCTAAGCCCTGGCCATGAGGGTAGCAAGAAACTTGTCGATGTCGACGCCATCCCAACCGCTCCATCTTCCAAGAAGATCCAAGGTTTCTACTCATAG
- the LOC121055949 gene encoding uncharacterized protein LOC121055949: MAVGVHHHHHNHNHSRVGVAGDGSLSPSTARRLRRSPAVEMRRERERRRAREQRPRCGEVAGGTAAECAAVFCCFPFAVVELVVLAAVRVPAALCCRAVRGGRRRRVVACRASKVKKAEAAECKAAPAPAPEHGILADVEKEVWASFYGAGFWRSPSQREDGR, from the coding sequence aTGGCCGTGGGggtgcaccaccaccaccacaaccaCAACCACAGCCGCGTGGGGGTGGCGGGGGACGggtcgctgtcgccgtcgacggcgaggaggctgAGGCGGTCGCCGGCCGTGGAGATGAggagggagcgggagcggcggcgggcgcgggagcagAGGCCGCGGTGCGGGGAGGTGGCgggcgggacggcggcggagtgCGCGGCCGTCTTCTGCTGCTTCcccttcgccgtcgtcgagctcGTCGTACTCGCCGCGGTCCGCGTCCCCGCCGCGCTCTGCTGCCGCGCcgtccgcggcggccgccggcgccgcgtcgtcgcctgCCGCGCCTCCAAGGTCAagaaggcggaggcggcggagtgcaaggccgcgcccgcgcccgcgcccgagCACGGCATCCTCGCCGACGTGGAGAAGGAGGTCTGGGCGAGCTTCTACGGCGCCGGTTTCTGGAGAAGCCCCTCGCAGAGAGAGGACGGGAGgtga
- the LOC102722175 gene encoding probable serine/threonine protein kinase IRE isoform X1 yields MEQKDSSGGGLARRVMLDGSGREMDSPRFRAILRATSGRRKRATDVKSFSHELNARGPHHPLQQRKPRGCANSPEEFIGAIRTKFIKLKDEVDAELGVFAGDLVGALDKAEGDEERVVLEDLLVVAQRCAEMSPEELWVKCEGIVQGLDDRRQELTAGVLKQAHTRVLFILTRCTRLLQFRKEGGGYIADDDKQHVLGLHQLSDLGLYPFQVAGGSGELGRKSTSSLTELKERLIRRRMLEHKQLTLDFSAGRVSSGDTGDSPGSGGKISSWKKLPSPAEKNLRKSTESITAAAAAEEKTTPTKKKAITRNKAAVDEIVERIDAASIHPDGLSYLADSAVKLEVPSQYPEAQQIIVDGKPRMICRICDFEIPMVCAEGHFIVCTLADRCDSKGLNTDQRLQRVAEVLGRVMACFEAKSPHIAECNHHETARGSTSSLTESDGSIDHDNLSHLLTLPSTELFSEGALTPASGSMPQSPLLTPRTSHAESQLTKHKAFVELENFQQVESLMTIARGIESIKNYEYNSLEDLSSYLEDLNAVIDTRKVDALVVETFGRRIAKLLQEKFIQLCGQIEDANTESLGPIDEDGPMESSVSSRTSQMNGKFKDRTSIEDFEIIKPISRGAFGRVFLAKKRVTGDLFAIKVLKKADMIRKNAVESILAERDILISARNPFVVRFFYSFTCRENLYLVMEYLNGGDLYSLLRNLGCLDEDMARTYIAELVLALEYLHSMNVIHRDLKPDNLLISRDGHLKLTDFGLSKVGLINSTDDLSGPDVSSVLLGDHQPTDAEQRAQKREQRQKQAAVGTPDYLAPEILLGMTHGPTADWWSVGIILFELLVGIPPFNAEHPQIIFDNIMNREIPWPQVPEELSFEAYDLIDKLLSENPVQRLGATGAGEVKAHPFFKDVNWDMLARQKAAFIPYTDDEYDTSYFACRHTWDDQVNVASNEYDDRSETSSMSCGSSPHSDYEEDADEFGSMEEFGAPSLSVKYSFSNFSFKNISQLASMNYDLMTKHNEDPLQSSKS; encoded by the exons ATGGAG CAGAAGGACAGCAGCGGAGGAGGGCTGGCGCGGCGGGTGATGCTGGACGGGAGCGGGAGGGAGATGGACTCGCCGCGGTTCAGGGCGATCCTGCGGGCGACGAGCGGGCGGCGGAAGCGGGCGACCGACGTGAAGAGCTTCTCGCACGAGCTCAACGCGCGTGGGCCGCACCACCCGCTGCAGCAGCGGAAGCCGCGCGGCTGCGCGAACAGCCCGGAGGAGTTCATCGGCGCCATCAGGACCAAGTTCATCAAGCTCAAGGATGAGGTCGACGCCGAGCTCGGGGTGTTCGCCGGGGACCTCGTCGGCGCGCTCGACAAGGCCGAGGGGGATGAGGAACGCGTCGTGCTCGAGGACCTGCTCGTCGTCGCGCAGCGGTGCGCGGAGATGAGCCCCGAGGAGTTATGGGTCAAGTGCGAGGGCATCGTCCAGGGCCTCGACGACCGCCGCCAGGAGCTCACCGCCGGCGTCCTCAAGCAGGCCCACACCCGCGTCCTCTTCATCCTCACGCGATGCACCCGCCTCCTCCAGTTCCGCAAGGAAGGCGGCGGATAcatcgccgacgacgacaagCAGCACGTCCTCGGTCTGCACCAACTCAGCGACCTCGGCCTCTACCCCTTCCAGGTTGCCGGCGGCTCGGGCGAGCTCGGCCGCAAGAGCACCTCCAGCTTGACCGAGCTCAAGGAGAGGCTCATCAGGCGGAGGATGCTGGAGCACAAGCAACTCACCCTCGACTTCTCCGCGGGCCGTGTCTCGTCGGGAGACACCGGTGACTCccccggcagcggcggcaagaTCTCATCTTGGAAGAAGCTGCCATCCCCCGCCGAGAAGAACCTGCGCAAGAGCACGGAATCAataacagcagcagcagcggcagagGAGAAGACCACCCCGACCAAGAAGAAGGCCATTACCAGGAACAAGGCCGCCGTGGATGAGATCGTCGAGAGGATTGATGCAGCTAGCATTCACCCCGACGGTCTGTCATATCTGGCGGACTCTGCTGTGAAGCTTGAGGTTCCATCCCAGTACCCAGAGGCCCAGCAGATCATCGTCGATGGGAAGCCGAGGATGATATGCAGAATCTGTGACTTTGAGATCCCCATGGTCTGCGCAGAAGGCCACTTCATAGTGTGCACATTGGCTGATCGgtgtgattcaaagggcctGAATACAGACCAGAGGCTGCAGAGGGTTGCCGAGGTGCTCGGGAGGGTTATGGCTTGCTTTGAAGCAAAGAGCCCTCACATTGCAGAATGTAATCATCACGAGACTGCAAGGGGTAGCACATCGAGTTTAACGGAATCCGATGGATCCATAGATCATGATAATCTGTCTCATCTGTTGACACTGCCGTCGACAGAGTTGTTTTCAGAA GGAGCACTCACACCGGCATCAGGCAGCATGCCACAGTCCCCATTGCTGACACCAAGAACTAGCCACGCAGAGTCACAACTGACTAAACACAAGGCATTCGTTGAACTAGAGAATTTTCAGCAG GTTGAAAGCTTAATGACCATTGCTAGAGGCATCGAGAGCATTAAAAACTATGAGTACAACTCGCTGGAGGACTTGAGCTCTTACCTAGAAGATCTGAATGCTGTTATTGACACAAGGAAGGTGGATGCCCTTGTTGTGGAGACGTTTGGAAGAAGGATAGCCAAGTTACTGCA GGAGAAATTTATTCAACTATGCGGACAAATAGAGGATGCAAACACTGAATCATTAGGTCCAATAGACGAAGACGGTCCTATGGAGAGTAGTGTAAGCTCAAGAACAAGCCAGATGAATGGAAAATTCAAGGATCGTACTTCAATTGAGGACTTTGAAATTATAAAGCCAATCAGCCGTGGTGCATTTGGGCGTGTATTTCTTGCAAAGAAAAGGGTAACAGGAGACCTTTTTGCCATCAAG GTGCTCAAAAAGGCTGATATGATCCGCAAGAATGCCGTAGAGAGCATCTTGGCAGAACGTGATATCTTAATATCAGCTCGCAACCCATTTGTG GTACGATTTTTCTACTCCTTCACATGTAGGGAAAACCTTTATCTTGTTATGGAGTACTTGAATGGAGGAGATCTTTACTCCCTCTTGAGAAACCTAGGCTGCTTAGATGAAGATATGGCAAGGACATATATAGCTGAACTT GTTCTTGCATTGGAGTATCTGCATTCTATGAATGTGATTCATCGTGATTTGAAGCCCGACAACCTTTTAATCTCTCGTGATGGCCATTTAAAG TTGACTGATTTTGGGCTATCAAAAGTTGGTCTTATCAATAGTACGGATGATTTGTCTGGTCCAGATGTCAGCAGTGTTCTTCTAGGTGACCATCAACCAACAGATGCAGAACAACGTGCACAGAAGCGAGAGCAAAGGCAAAAGCAGGCAGCTGTGGGCACTCCGGACTATTTGGCCCCTGAGATACTGTTAGGGATGACCCATG GTCCAACTGCGGATTGGTGGTCAGTTGGTATCATCCTCTTTGAGCTTCTTGTGGGAATTCCTCCATTCAACGCTGAGCACCCACAG ataatatttgataatataatGAATCGGGAAATACCTTGGCCACAAGTACCGGAGGAACTGAGTTTTGAAGCATATGACTTGATTGACAA GTTGCTAAGTGAGAACCCTGTACAAAGATTAGGAGCGACTGGTGCTGGAGAG GTAAAAGCTCATCCTTTCTTCAAAGATGTAAACTGGGATATGCTTGCCAGACAAAAG GCTGCATTTATTCCTTACACAGATGATGAATATGATACAAGTTATTTTGCCTGCCGTCACACATGGGACGATCAAGTGAATGTAGCCTCTAACGAGTACGATGACAGAAGTGAAACTAGTAGCATGAGCTGTGGCAGTAGTCCACACAGTGATTACGAGGAAGAT GCTGATGAATTTGGTAGCATGGAAGAATTTGGAGCTCCATCACTGTCTGTGAAGTATTCTTTCAGCAATTTCTCATTCAAG AACATATCTCAGTTAGCATCAATGAACTATGATCTGATGACAAAGCATAACGAGGATCCTTTACAATCTTCAAAATCTTGA
- the LOC102722175 gene encoding probable serine/threonine protein kinase IRE isoform X2 — protein sequence MEKDSSGGGLARRVMLDGSGREMDSPRFRAILRATSGRRKRATDVKSFSHELNARGPHHPLQQRKPRGCANSPEEFIGAIRTKFIKLKDEVDAELGVFAGDLVGALDKAEGDEERVVLEDLLVVAQRCAEMSPEELWVKCEGIVQGLDDRRQELTAGVLKQAHTRVLFILTRCTRLLQFRKEGGGYIADDDKQHVLGLHQLSDLGLYPFQVAGGSGELGRKSTSSLTELKERLIRRRMLEHKQLTLDFSAGRVSSGDTGDSPGSGGKISSWKKLPSPAEKNLRKSTESITAAAAAEEKTTPTKKKAITRNKAAVDEIVERIDAASIHPDGLSYLADSAVKLEVPSQYPEAQQIIVDGKPRMICRICDFEIPMVCAEGHFIVCTLADRCDSKGLNTDQRLQRVAEVLGRVMACFEAKSPHIAECNHHETARGSTSSLTESDGSIDHDNLSHLLTLPSTELFSEGALTPASGSMPQSPLLTPRTSHAESQLTKHKAFVELENFQQVESLMTIARGIESIKNYEYNSLEDLSSYLEDLNAVIDTRKVDALVVETFGRRIAKLLQEKFIQLCGQIEDANTESLGPIDEDGPMESSVSSRTSQMNGKFKDRTSIEDFEIIKPISRGAFGRVFLAKKRVTGDLFAIKVLKKADMIRKNAVESILAERDILISARNPFVVRFFYSFTCRENLYLVMEYLNGGDLYSLLRNLGCLDEDMARTYIAELVLALEYLHSMNVIHRDLKPDNLLISRDGHLKLTDFGLSKVGLINSTDDLSGPDVSSVLLGDHQPTDAEQRAQKREQRQKQAAVGTPDYLAPEILLGMTHGPTADWWSVGIILFELLVGIPPFNAEHPQIIFDNIMNREIPWPQVPEELSFEAYDLIDKLLSENPVQRLGATGAGEVKAHPFFKDVNWDMLARQKAAFIPYTDDEYDTSYFACRHTWDDQVNVASNEYDDRSETSSMSCGSSPHSDYEEDADEFGSMEEFGAPSLSVKYSFSNFSFKNISQLASMNYDLMTKHNEDPLQSSKS from the exons ATGGAG AAGGACAGCAGCGGAGGAGGGCTGGCGCGGCGGGTGATGCTGGACGGGAGCGGGAGGGAGATGGACTCGCCGCGGTTCAGGGCGATCCTGCGGGCGACGAGCGGGCGGCGGAAGCGGGCGACCGACGTGAAGAGCTTCTCGCACGAGCTCAACGCGCGTGGGCCGCACCACCCGCTGCAGCAGCGGAAGCCGCGCGGCTGCGCGAACAGCCCGGAGGAGTTCATCGGCGCCATCAGGACCAAGTTCATCAAGCTCAAGGATGAGGTCGACGCCGAGCTCGGGGTGTTCGCCGGGGACCTCGTCGGCGCGCTCGACAAGGCCGAGGGGGATGAGGAACGCGTCGTGCTCGAGGACCTGCTCGTCGTCGCGCAGCGGTGCGCGGAGATGAGCCCCGAGGAGTTATGGGTCAAGTGCGAGGGCATCGTCCAGGGCCTCGACGACCGCCGCCAGGAGCTCACCGCCGGCGTCCTCAAGCAGGCCCACACCCGCGTCCTCTTCATCCTCACGCGATGCACCCGCCTCCTCCAGTTCCGCAAGGAAGGCGGCGGATAcatcgccgacgacgacaagCAGCACGTCCTCGGTCTGCACCAACTCAGCGACCTCGGCCTCTACCCCTTCCAGGTTGCCGGCGGCTCGGGCGAGCTCGGCCGCAAGAGCACCTCCAGCTTGACCGAGCTCAAGGAGAGGCTCATCAGGCGGAGGATGCTGGAGCACAAGCAACTCACCCTCGACTTCTCCGCGGGCCGTGTCTCGTCGGGAGACACCGGTGACTCccccggcagcggcggcaagaTCTCATCTTGGAAGAAGCTGCCATCCCCCGCCGAGAAGAACCTGCGCAAGAGCACGGAATCAataacagcagcagcagcggcagagGAGAAGACCACCCCGACCAAGAAGAAGGCCATTACCAGGAACAAGGCCGCCGTGGATGAGATCGTCGAGAGGATTGATGCAGCTAGCATTCACCCCGACGGTCTGTCATATCTGGCGGACTCTGCTGTGAAGCTTGAGGTTCCATCCCAGTACCCAGAGGCCCAGCAGATCATCGTCGATGGGAAGCCGAGGATGATATGCAGAATCTGTGACTTTGAGATCCCCATGGTCTGCGCAGAAGGCCACTTCATAGTGTGCACATTGGCTGATCGgtgtgattcaaagggcctGAATACAGACCAGAGGCTGCAGAGGGTTGCCGAGGTGCTCGGGAGGGTTATGGCTTGCTTTGAAGCAAAGAGCCCTCACATTGCAGAATGTAATCATCACGAGACTGCAAGGGGTAGCACATCGAGTTTAACGGAATCCGATGGATCCATAGATCATGATAATCTGTCTCATCTGTTGACACTGCCGTCGACAGAGTTGTTTTCAGAA GGAGCACTCACACCGGCATCAGGCAGCATGCCACAGTCCCCATTGCTGACACCAAGAACTAGCCACGCAGAGTCACAACTGACTAAACACAAGGCATTCGTTGAACTAGAGAATTTTCAGCAG GTTGAAAGCTTAATGACCATTGCTAGAGGCATCGAGAGCATTAAAAACTATGAGTACAACTCGCTGGAGGACTTGAGCTCTTACCTAGAAGATCTGAATGCTGTTATTGACACAAGGAAGGTGGATGCCCTTGTTGTGGAGACGTTTGGAAGAAGGATAGCCAAGTTACTGCA GGAGAAATTTATTCAACTATGCGGACAAATAGAGGATGCAAACACTGAATCATTAGGTCCAATAGACGAAGACGGTCCTATGGAGAGTAGTGTAAGCTCAAGAACAAGCCAGATGAATGGAAAATTCAAGGATCGTACTTCAATTGAGGACTTTGAAATTATAAAGCCAATCAGCCGTGGTGCATTTGGGCGTGTATTTCTTGCAAAGAAAAGGGTAACAGGAGACCTTTTTGCCATCAAG GTGCTCAAAAAGGCTGATATGATCCGCAAGAATGCCGTAGAGAGCATCTTGGCAGAACGTGATATCTTAATATCAGCTCGCAACCCATTTGTG GTACGATTTTTCTACTCCTTCACATGTAGGGAAAACCTTTATCTTGTTATGGAGTACTTGAATGGAGGAGATCTTTACTCCCTCTTGAGAAACCTAGGCTGCTTAGATGAAGATATGGCAAGGACATATATAGCTGAACTT GTTCTTGCATTGGAGTATCTGCATTCTATGAATGTGATTCATCGTGATTTGAAGCCCGACAACCTTTTAATCTCTCGTGATGGCCATTTAAAG TTGACTGATTTTGGGCTATCAAAAGTTGGTCTTATCAATAGTACGGATGATTTGTCTGGTCCAGATGTCAGCAGTGTTCTTCTAGGTGACCATCAACCAACAGATGCAGAACAACGTGCACAGAAGCGAGAGCAAAGGCAAAAGCAGGCAGCTGTGGGCACTCCGGACTATTTGGCCCCTGAGATACTGTTAGGGATGACCCATG GTCCAACTGCGGATTGGTGGTCAGTTGGTATCATCCTCTTTGAGCTTCTTGTGGGAATTCCTCCATTCAACGCTGAGCACCCACAG ataatatttgataatataatGAATCGGGAAATACCTTGGCCACAAGTACCGGAGGAACTGAGTTTTGAAGCATATGACTTGATTGACAA GTTGCTAAGTGAGAACCCTGTACAAAGATTAGGAGCGACTGGTGCTGGAGAG GTAAAAGCTCATCCTTTCTTCAAAGATGTAAACTGGGATATGCTTGCCAGACAAAAG GCTGCATTTATTCCTTACACAGATGATGAATATGATACAAGTTATTTTGCCTGCCGTCACACATGGGACGATCAAGTGAATGTAGCCTCTAACGAGTACGATGACAGAAGTGAAACTAGTAGCATGAGCTGTGGCAGTAGTCCACACAGTGATTACGAGGAAGAT GCTGATGAATTTGGTAGCATGGAAGAATTTGGAGCTCCATCACTGTCTGTGAAGTATTCTTTCAGCAATTTCTCATTCAAG AACATATCTCAGTTAGCATCAATGAACTATGATCTGATGACAAAGCATAACGAGGATCCTTTACAATCTTCAAAATCTTGA